ctctctctgcgtctGTTCAGGACCTGCTGAATGAGGCCCGCCAGAGGCTCGCCAAAGTCGCCAAGGACCCGGCGAGGTACCAGACCCTGATGGAGGGGCTGATGCTGCAGGTACGATCACTCCTCGCCTTCACGATCATGTCCAGCACACGGTGTCAGGGAGACAAGGTGTGCTGCATCCATCCCACCTTATCTCTAACAGCGAGGGTTGTGGTCAAACTACAGATGTGGCACCTTGgtgtttcactctctctttctctctgtgatggCGTGAGTTTTCTGAGTCCCTCTCTGCTTCATTTCCAGGGCTTCTACCAGCTGCTGGAGCCCAAAGTGACCATCCGCTGCCGCAAACAGGATCTGGCCTTGGTGCAGGTCAGGACACCACGCTCTCATAGTTCTGCCTGGCAGTGTGTTTCCTGTTATGCAGAggtgcatgggtgtgtgcatgtatgcttgAGATAGGGCTGGCAGAATTTTGACAGTGTGTGTAATTTCATGATTCAGGCCGCTGTACAGAAAAACATCTCCATCTACCAAGCTGCTGTGAAGAACAACATCGAAGTCCGCATCGATCAGGACAACTTCCTGTCCTCAGATATGTAGGAGTCTTTCGATTGCTTTTCCCATCTTTATCGCCCATGGAAGTTAATAAccaaattattcattattcaatATCCAGAAACTGAGATCGTGTGTCCAAAGTGTAGTGTTCCTTTGCACGGATCAGCACGGatgattctgattggctgggccgTGAGCGGGTGTctgaacagtgctgtgtgtctccTCAGCTCTGGAGGCATTGAGATCTACAATGCTGACGGGAAGATCAAGGTGTCCAACACCCTGGAGAGCAGGCTGGACCTCATGGCCCAGCAGGTACAGTATGGCAGAGGGACGtaggttcattttttttggggggggggggcacaggaaaGGGGATTGCATTTTTGTGGTTGTCGAAGCTACACTGGATGTTTAGAGGGCAGCTTGTGGGTTTGGTTCAGTTCCAGTTGTTTCAGATGTGCTATACTCCTTCATCttagtgggcagcagtgtggtgtagtggtaaggagcaggactggtaactaaaaggttgctggtttgatgccCTGATGGGGctttgctgttgtacctttgggcaaggtacttaacccataattaactcagtaaatatccagctgtgcaaattgataaaattgtaacccatgtaagtggctctggatgagagcatctactaaatgacaatgatgtaatgtaatgtaatctggaCTCCTTTTGACTAGAATCTGCGGATTAATAGACTGTAGACCTCCTGCACGTTACACTAGTACCTACACAAGTTACCTTTACCCATTAACCAGAAAAGTCTCTCCTGCGTTTCAGATGATGCCTGAAATCCGAGTGGCACTGTTCGGAGCCAATCAGAACCGCAAATTCCTGGATTAACGGACACCTCTTGTCACAAACGAGCGGACAGCTACAAAAGCAGCACACTGAGTTTGtgatgatgtttattttattatatatctatatatatgtaCCGAATTTCATTCCCTGTGTGTGCGGTAAAGAAGCAAACTGCGTTTAGCTCAGAAGTGGGAAGAGCACTATTCCGTTGTTGTTTCGTGATGTTttctccgtgtgtgtgtgcgtttttttttttcagtcagggaaaatcataaaatgatcatttaaaaacagcagaggagacaCACATCTGTGCGCAAGCGGTCATTTATGTACTGGGAACTGGGTTTTCTGTGGCACTGGTTGTGTGAGACTgggcaggggtcaggggtcaggggtttTGGGTGGGGATCTGGGCCCATTGGATGATCCGAGGTGGGTTCAGATGAGCCGGTCTAAACCGGTTTGGTCCTGTCGGTTTTGACCCCCCCTTCTGGCGTCTTCCCACGTGTTATGAATCTAAAGGGAGTGAAAGAACAATTGAGCACGCGTTCATGTTGCTGTGGATataagggagagagaaagatgataTGCTAAATAAAGATGAATTTCCTGCTCCTTCACATGTCACCGTAGATGCAGCCCCTGCGCGCACGCAGTGGCGCAAAGGtgtgtctcctctctgcatGGCCGTGCATGAGAGGTTGCAGTGTTCTACCgagactcttttttttctgcagcttcTGACCTGTGAGCAACcatatccacctgtataaaacTAAGTGCgtactgtacattttaccaCTTCCGTGCATTCGTGGGTACGACCTGCCCTCATTTACCACAATGAAATCACTTTCAATAGTTGGAAAGGATGCTGACGTGGTTTCATCCTGAATGTTTTCTGGGTCCTGGTCCACACGTTCTCTCACACTGTGGAAGATCCAGCTTCCAGCCGCTGTCATAGTTCAGCTTcacacattgaaaatgaaaaaccttCCTTGTCTTAaatactgtgtgtgcgtgtgtgtgcgtatgtgtgtgtgattgacatGTACAACgctatttaatttattcattgagATGAAATGGGGTGGTTGTCATTTTTCCTATTACATACTGTGTGTAAAAGTGGATTAAGAATATGTATCACAGCATACaaatattttgctcttttttattattttgtttcctgttgaaGCATTTACATCTGCCGAAGTTATGCTAATAAATATTGATGTGAAAGTATAcatgaataacaataacagtgctatttgttgtctttttttttatccatctTTCCCCCTTTACACATTTAATTGAACATATTTACTAGAGCTCTGACTATCTAAAACTCAGATTCATTCCCTTCCTTATTGGGGGTTTATATATAAATCCCTAATAAGGAAAtgtgaaatacacatttatgtTCAAACCTGGCAATataagaaaacacaaataattcatGTGAGCGTTATATCAATATCAATGCCGCCACCTAGTGGACATCCTTATGGAAACAACATGCCTCTTTACAAGTTTGGCGGCGAAAACAAGTTGGAcggtgaaaataaaaataaccaatCATGACTGACCTCCTCAGtcatatttctcaaatgaaCATATGCAGGAGCTGCTATGATATGTTATATATGTAAATAGTACGCTGGGTGATTTGTATGAGGTGGGGTAGCTCAACGGTTCAGTTTTTTCCTGGTTTCTGTGGTTTGAAGCGCTTGGTGTAAAGGATGCTGGTCTACCGCAGGGCGTTTACCCCAACTGCATCACTTTAATGCTGAGCACCAAGCACTAGTGATGGAAGGGGTTAGGCTGGGTGCGGCTGTTATGCACAGCACGCATATCATGGGCACACCGATTTAGACAAGTAGTGTTTTGCTATGGAGAGCTGAGACttcttctgattggttcatgcACATCAGagattgacagcacatgattACTCCACCCTCTACAGGGTTCCTAGTCTATAGGGTTCATGAGTCCTCACTCTCCCAACACTAGAGGTGAGAAGAGGTGATgggtatatttttttaatgactcaGCTGGGAGCTCCCAACCTGGGATTAGAACAGACAATAGGTAACATGGTAACTCTTAAACAGGaactttttccttttgtttgaataaaatcCACCTGGCTCTGCCTTGTTAGGAAAGTATGACAGGACACTGAAGGTGGTTACCACGCTAAATCATTCTGCCAAGGAGAGAACACATACTCCACCAGCATGTAAGTGTGCAGGGCTTAATTGCATTCCTTTTTATTGCGCACATTAaaagaagcattaaaaaaaagaaaggctgaCAAAAACACCACTATCTGCATCGAGAAGGGACCTCCTCCCCTGCAGAGACTGGCAGCAAGGAGCAGCGGGATGTTAGCGTAGCTCTGCAGTCCACGCTGAAGGAGAGGAGGCACACGGCAGGTTTACAGCGAAGGGACTAGGATTACAGTATGAGGAGCGTATACCAGCAAATCCCTGCCATAGCCCTGTTAGCGACTCACACACAAGGCCCACAATCCGAGGCTGGACAGAAGGATGGGAGAAGAATGTTGCTAGGGAGACCCTGTTTGAAGCTTGGATTGTAATAGATCAGCCTTACGAACTGCAAatgttcctctctgtccttcttaAGACTTTGCAGGGACTTTGTAGgtatttgtgtttgaatttatatacagtatattgtgatgtgtcATATATTAGTGTGTATGAGAGGCTTTGTGTGttgattttaaataaagttgGGTGCGTGACTGACTGCTACTGACGCAGTGGTGACAGGCTGCCCGTGTGCAGTGGTTTTGGTTAAACACTGCTAGAAGCTCCTCCTCTGCACATAGGATTGTGGGGTGGTCTTGTACGAACTCGCATGTGGCGTGGGGCTGTGCATTCACGTGCGCGAAATTGAGAAACCCGACAGGTCTAACGGGTTCAGCAGATACAGTCGTCGGCCTTCTCATCTCTCTGACAGAACACAACCCCGATGTGGAGCGAGAGACCAGCCCAGGAAACCCACAGAGCAGTCTCTCTCACTCAACCCTTCAACGCCGTCACAGCCGTCTCAGGATAACAGCTTTTAGAAACTAGGTGAGCAGTGTTAGTGTGCAGTGGTGGGATACATGTTAGCAGTCAGAGTCTTCTCCCTGACTTGctcccttctcctccttttAAATTAGCGAATAAGGCGCCTCGCTGCGCACCTGCTGTGCTCTCAGCTCAGATTAAGGGCCAGGGCCCTggtcttccctctccccctttgcCGCAGTACAGAGCTGGTGCTTTTCACAGCGAAGAGACTCCGCCGGCTGCTATCCCAGCAGGCCGAGCACGTGCTCCCCCACTCCCAGGAAGTAGACCCCCTGTGCGATGCCGAAGAGAGGGGCGATGACCAACGCTCGGCACGTCGCCCCCTTCATGAAGGCGGATGGTCCTTCCCGGGTCCAGATTCGGCTGCACAGGAGAGGAGACGGCTGTTACTGAGAGTAaggcatgtgcacacacacacacacacacacacacacacaaccacatatgcacccactctttcacacacacaaaaccatgtCTGCACACACTCTTACACGTGCACACAATCAGACATTcacattcttacacacacacccacgtgtgtacatgcacactccatgcatgcacacactcttgtaaatgcacaaaaccacacatgcatgcacctgcacacacatacatgcatgcaccacacacatgcatgcacgcatacacacacgcacacacccacagtgaTGCCACCTCATGTGCCCAGCATCACTAAGCTTGCAAATTGCCTCATCACTTCATATTCTGTGCCTCACCGTGTGCAGTCTACAATGCCGCCGTATGAATCCTCCCCAACGCCCTTCCGCAGGGTCTGCAGCCGCGTCTTTATcactgacaacacacacacacacacacacacacacacacagggatatgGGTTACATGGTACATAAAATTCTGAATCCAGACATGTTACATAAGGAGCACTAATAGAGAACCCTACCGAGATAGCTATCGTTGTGCTTACTCTCTTTACCGCCAATGAGAAATATTATTTGGTCACATTTACAAGCCTTTCCTTTTCTAACACCAATTTTCTTGCACTCCCATGGTTCCAGGGAACAATAGCATGGCACCAGGAGAGTGATGTAGCCTTACACAGAGGGAGAGTTCAGTGCCCTGTGCTGTAGCATACAGCATGCAGGGCGGCACTACAGCGGCTAATTAGCTGTGCTTGTAACCAAAGCCCTGCCAGCTTGAGACCAAGATGGcggactgctgttgtacccttgagctaggtacttaacctgaCCTACTTTAGTAAACACCCAGCTCTATGAGTGGGTAATACGGAAAACGTAAACAATGTGAGCTGATTGAGAGCATCAGGGACAGCAGTGTAtcatagcggtaaggagcaggacttgtaacagaaaggttgctggttcaattccccactggggcactgatgctgtaccgTTTGGAAAGATGctgaacccagaattgcctcagtaaatatccagctgtacaactGGATAACATGGATGTATGTCGCtctggtctggataagagcatctgcgaaatgacaatagtgtaatgtaatctaGTGAGCAAATAGAAATGCAATGTCCCCACAGCATGTGATCGGGCTATATTGCTGCGGGAGTCAGAGGGGTTTTCGGCAGCCCTGTAGGAGCCGGCCCTGCCCCCAGCCTCACCGTCAAGGGGCGTGACGGCGACCGCAGCCACCGACCCGGCTCCGCAGCCGGCCGCGAAGGACTGCAGGAAGGGGGCCCGCTGCTGCGCGTCGCCCTGGCAACCCTGCTCTCCCCGGCCCAGCGCGTTCAGGTTGGCGAACAGCGGGAAGTAGATCATGGAGAAAGGGACGTCCCTGAGCAGAGGACAGGAAATGGAAAGCACTTCAGACTCACGGAGGGATGCAGCCAGAGTGATTagcttgtctgtttgtttagTGCAGAGGCTTGACACTGACCTAAAATCAATGCTATAAAAAAGATGGGCACCCATGCACCTATTATACTCAATGTAACATTACATAGAAATATAATATAGAGGAAATGGTTTGGAGGTGGTGTGCTGATCCGTGCtgtaataatgatgtaatgtctctgcctctctttaaTCAGTGTGTAATGAGAGACGAGCAGACAGCAACGGGAGAGCAGGCCAGTCAATACAGCTCAGGGTGAGATTACATCATCCGGCATCATCCAGATCAAtcatgtgcatgcattcatgcgTGCTTGTGTTTATGAGTAttatgaatgagtgtgtgtgtatgtgtttatgagTATTATGAatgagtgtgcgtgtatctTTGTGTATGCAtagatgtatatgtgtgcatgtgcattttagtgtgtgtgtatctgtgtgtaggttggtgtgtgtgtgtgtgtgtgtgtgtgtgtgtgtgtgtgtgtgtgtgtgtgtatctgaccTGAGCAGTGTGGCTCCAACTCCACGGTACAGCCCAGCCAGGCCCCGGGTCCTCAGCAGCTCCAGGGTGATGCTGGTGGCTGAGCGCCGCTGCAGGGGGGCGGTCTCTGGCAAGGGGGCGGGGTTATGCACAGGCACCGATCTCTGTGCAGCTAGGAGGGACAGCACACAAAACACTTCACTAACACACTCATCTATTTTCATACTCAAGACAGTGGATATATAGATAAGGATACATATGGCTATTAGGCTGGAGTTTGCAGATGAGAGCGCCCCCTTGTGGAACCCACCAAGCCTTCCAGCATCCTGCAGCTGTATTTTAAGCATCTCCATTGGCGTGGTCACTACCACCTGGCAGGTTCCCGCGCCACAGCCTGCCAGAACCTCTCCCCACAGGGGCAGCTTCCTTTGGGGTgtaaagaaggagagagggttCAGCCAGagcactgtgttcagtgtgacaAAGATCCCAGCAAACTTCAGAGCTATTTGCCTTTAATGACAAACCCACTGCACCATGAGTCTGATGAAAGCGAAAGAAAGATCTACTCTGTGGGGGCACAGACAGGCAAAATGGTACACGAAACAAAAGAAGAATGAAAAGCAGAAGTACCCGTCCTTGGAGAGGTGCTGACGGAAGACATCGTTGGCTGCCAGTTTGATGGCTTTCTCTGGGGTGACGAGAGTGAGGTTCACCGCGGCACCTGCAGAGGCAAGATCTCATATCACACCGTAGCAGCGTAGACACTACATCCCATATCACATTGTACCAGCAGAGATATTGCAGTCTGAAAccagcacacaagcacaatcaATTGTAACTTACTGCCTGTACTGTAGTTATGCAGACACCACTGTTTTAAACCACAAGATAGCAGTACAGATACAATAGCCTTATACAACACTACATAAGTGcaaataatgaaatcaaaattaTGGTGTACTAATGTGGACATTGCTGTCTTACCACAGTATACACAATTACATACAGATATTCTAGTCTTCCACAAGTCTACACCACCATAAGTTTTTATTATAGGTATTATAAATACTTAATATAAATACGTATTACACCACATTATTGAAGGGCAGGCCTGTGTATTACAGTATAATAGACTGGATCAGTTCCAGATGCTGTTAGATTATTGATTGGTTGAACATTATTATCAATCaacaaaatggcacaaaatcTAGTCCAGTGCAGTGTTCTACCTCACAACGAACTTCCAAGGACATttgaatgtacattttgtcacttacTACACACTCATGACCACTTACAAAGCAAGTACGAAAGTATAAAAGTATATAAGTATAAAAGTGCATCTAATATAGTCTTAGGAACAAGGTACATGCAGAATGAAACTGGCCACATGTGGCAGTCCATCATCAGAGCCACCATAAATAAGGGAGTACCGCAATAAATTCATAGGTGCAATTTCCAAGACTACTGTCATTTACGGCAAACGTAGATAGCAGAGGTGAAATGCAGACCTACCTCGATACATTCCGAAGTacccctctctcttcactgtCTGTGTCAAACAGTCCAACCTTCAGGGGTGAAAGAGAGACgcttaaaaatgaaagatggtTTCCAGCGAGGCTAGGATGCGGCCTACACCCCAGCCTGCAGTCGGCTGCACTCTTGTTCACCCTGCCCCTTGATTCAAACACCATGGTGTGGCGTTGTGCTGATCTAATCAAGTGCTCTCATTACAAAGGCAGGGGAGTGAAAGTGAGGTGGAACAGAAAGAGCTTAGTATGAGGCACACACAGCATCTGCGCTCAGATAAAGATCATATCGCTTAACCGCAACACTGTTTACATCATCAGGAGGTGTCTTCACCACAGGGCTGTTCAAATGCGCTATGGGGAAGGCTGTCGCAGTAGCTTGTATGCTGGCTCACTGGCCAAACTTATGTCATTCATGAATACATTGCAAAACATTGGACAAATCCATTAAGATCAAGTTAGTAATCATTTTTCCACTTAAAAATGCTTGCTTAGGTAGGTACCCAGCTATGTCCTCACGTTGGTCTTTCCTAAATTCGACCAAATTTTGTGTTGAGCCAGCATAGGTAGCTGATAgctattttcaattttcaacaTAATTCTTATTGCTAACCATTTTGCCAACCACAAGCATTATTATTTGTTGGTCAGCAAGGTAGATTTAATCACATGAAATAAAGCCATTTGCTATGGACAAATTTCAGCCCCATATAAAGTACAAACACATTAATCGTATTTAGTTACAGAGAGGAATGTGCAtagaaaatgtatgtgtgtttgataAACCCAAGTGAAAATGGCAATCACATGGCGGCATTATTGTTTTTCACATGTTAAAACTAGTTAGAATGATATCAAGAAAATAGCTTAGCCAGATGGTTAGCTAGAGGACATATATAACCATTGCTACCACTTGAGGTAATGGgccaaacattcaaaatgttcaCTGAGTTTAATCACCAaagttcagttttaaaaaaaatgtctacatTACACTATAAGTGGAAGTCTCTGCTTGGCTCTTCCACAATACATCACCAGCCTACTCTAGTCCTCCAGGACATTATTCAAATGGTTTCGATTCACAATGACTTCTGGGATATGAAAAACAAGCTCCCTTCCAGTGGAGTGAAACTGGAACTGAGGGAGGAGCCCTGAAAGCTAGGCAAATTGGGAGGCTTGCTGAATCATGGGTGGATGGAGGTGGTGATATTTCTTCCTCTCCCCAAAATGGGAGGAAACAAGGGGACATCAAAGGGAATGTCAAATAATGGACTAAGACAGCTACAGATCGCCACTTGCCCCGTTCAGGGGTCGGTATGCCGTCCTCATATTTCATATCCGGTGCACGTTAGTGCAATGTTTCCCAGCTACAATTTAGCTGCTCTCACCTGTTCCTGTGAACACCCCTCTGCGCCAGCTGTGCCTATTCATGCCAGTTATGCACAGCTAACCTCAACTAAAATCAGCAGGCAATATATTTAATAGACAGGGGCTTCAGAAATAGAGACTCAACCATCCAGCCGCTGACCATAGCCGTGCTCTTCGGAGCCCGCTTACGCAAAACTGACCTTCTTCACATTCTCCAGCAGGCAACAACATGGCACAGCGGTGAAGAAACTAGACCTCCAAGCACAAGCAGGCAGGTTTAAGTCATAGCACTATGGCTGTGCCCTTGAACACAGCCTTAACCTGAACCGCTTCAGGAAATATCaagttgtataaatgtataataagTGAAAGCTATCGTTCATAAGGGCATCAGCCAGGGAAGCAGAAATATAATGCAACTGTACAATGCAACTGAACCGTTTCGCTACAGGAACATGAGGGATTTTCAGCAGTCCTCTACCTGGATTGCTACAGTAACTATAAAGATATGCAGTAATgtggacaaaataaaatggatactttttttttaaaaaaagtataaagTCTCGTTGGATAAAAGTCCCTTCTGAGGGGAAAGAATTCAGCATAACTCAACCCAGCAGGACACACAGCTGAGAATGtttcccctccaccccctggTGCAAGTGTGCTGGGTGATACTCACATCCCGCTGTAGACTCGGGCTCCCTGCTGGTTCTGTAAGCGGGTTTTGGCCAGGTCAATGGGAAACACACAGGTTACTCCCACCAGCCCAGCCACGCCCCCATTGATCAGCTTGGCAGGGAGGCTACAAGAGACAGGCACAAAGACGCAATATATTATATCACGTtatgttacatgcatttagcagatgctcttatccagagcgacttccagcacaagagcagaagtgtatccattcaacttAAACGACCaactgtgtcagaccaggccaacaacactcccagaccagtgaatgtgagcataacaccattgaACCcataccacaagttaacctgtgaAACCTGactagacacacacatgcacatgcacacagtgctTGATTGGGAATGGGATTGGGATTGATAAGGGTGACCAGTGCAGATATATTTGATACACTTCTGCTATGCGTATATGCATGCCTTAGTTGCAGAGGCCTGAGCAGATCGACACCCCTGGGGTGGCTGTCTTACCTGGATTTGTGCTGGGCCATCCTGCAGACTGGGTATGTAGCAAAGACCTGCAGCCTCTCCCCCAGACTTTGCCACGCCTCTATGTCCTCCTCCACGCCAGGCAAGCCCGAGATGTCTCCACTGCTGCGCCCTCAGCGTCCGACCTGTCAccagcacaatggcagcagggCTCACTCTGTCTGCCACTGCACCAGAGTGGCTCACTGTGACTGCACTaatatggcagcagtgtggaacagaagtaaggagcaggactcacaaaggttgccagttcaattccctgctgggacactgctgctgtacgcttcagcaaggtgcttaactcagAATTCactcagtaagtatccagttgtatgaaaggataacatgtaaaaaaatgtaacctatgtacgctgctctggataagagagtctgctaaatgacaatattttaatgtaatgtaacattatgatgtatgtgactgtgactgtgactgtgactgcacAAATATGGCACACAATGTCTCTCTTAAACTACACCAAGTGTCCCACTGTCTCTTTCAGGGCACACACAAATTATCAAGAACATCAGCCACCAAGGACAAAGTTTGCAGTCTTGATAAACTGAGATGGTATGTGTTGGAATAATCGGGTTTACAGTTTAAATCCAGAGTTTCGTGTCTCAGCTGTAGAAACCTATGTGTTcataaaatgttacagtttaAATCTACATACCCATACCCTAACATTATGAACTACATGTTCATATCTGAATATCAGCTTTTACATTAGTTCACAGTGTCCTTATGACTGGAATATCTGGCACTGTAAAAATCACTATGACAGAAATTGTGCAGGACGTCAGTGAAAACATTCATCAAATATGTCTAATTTCAGCAATTCATCTTTAGGCAAAACATCAAAGCAGTCACACACCAATCCAAACTGTCCATGAACATAAAGTGAACAGCCTCACCACTGACTGGATCACATTCAGAGAAAGAACACATCTTCACAATTCATCTTGGccaaaagagcaaaaaatatgaatttaaaaatatgacacattttcagaaagtACAAATGAGGACAAACTGTTCTTTTCACAAGACACAAGCTTAAGAGAAGGAAAAGTACAATGCCCTCTTTATCCTGGTGCCAAAGCGGATAAGGTTACTTGAATTACCCAGGAAAGAGAACTGCAAGACGATGGACTGAACTAGCTGACACCtcttttctttgtatttcaCCACATACAAAAGGCTGAACCTGGAGTTTTGGCAGCGGCTTGCAAAATTGGATTCACTTTATTTATCCCTTTGTCACGGTTATGAGGAAGCTGTGTTTCCGATGCCATAATAAACCAGTGTCCAAACCGCTTACCCCCCAGTGCCTGCATTTACAAATGTGCCTTTTCTCTCTTAACTCTGCTAATCACCTccaaacttttctttttcttacgATAtgaagttttttctttttgcccaTTTGTCTTCTAACGGCTCCCTCTCAAAACCCCTGTGCTCTCTTTCCGTCCTTCTTTTcgtctctctttctgtgcctATCCCCTCTCCAGCATTTCACCTCACCTATGAACCACCTAATTcccctgttcctctcctctAACCTCTTCTttgtccctctgtttctcttcctgtctctttctttctcacttcaGTTCAGTTAATTACAGTTCAATTTACTTTATTGGCATGGCAATAAgcaaaattgtgtttctgcaacACTTCAATCCTGTACGAACCAGAAATAGTTAAAGATTTATTAgtatacaataaatatacatactAGCCATGCCAAATCATAACAAAGGTCACCTGCTGTCACCCTCTGT
The sequence above is a segment of the Megalops cyprinoides isolate fMegCyp1 chromosome 23, fMegCyp1.pri, whole genome shotgun sequence genome. Coding sequences within it:
- the LOC118770312 gene encoding V-type proton ATPase subunit E 1-like, which encodes MALSDADVQKQIKHMMAFIEQEANEKAEEIDAKAEEEFNIEKGRLVQTQRLKIMEYYEKKEKQIEQQKKIQMSNLMNQARLKVLKARDDMISDLLNEARQRLAKVAKDPARYQTLMEGLMLQGFYQLLEPKVTIRCRKQDLALVQAAVQKNISIYQAAVKNNIEVRIDQDNFLSSDISGGIEIYNADGKIKVSNTLESRLDLMAQQMMPEIRVALFGANQNRKFLD
- the slc25a18 gene encoding mitochondrial glutamate carrier 1 — encoded protein: MAQHKSSLPAKLINGGVAGLVGVTCVFPIDLAKTRLQNQQGARVYSGMLDCLTQTVKREGYFGMYRGAAVNLTLVTPEKAIKLAANDVFRQHLSKDGKLPLWGEVLAGCGAGTCQVVVTTPMEMLKIQLQDAGRLAAQRSVPVHNPAPLPETAPLQRRSATSITLELLRTRGLAGLYRGVGATLLRDVPFSMIYFPLFANLNALGRGEQGCQGDAQQRAPFLQSFAAGCGAGSVAAVAVTPLDVIKTRLQTLRKGVGEDSYGGIVDCTRRIWTREGPSAFMKGATCRALVIAPLFGIAQGVYFLGVGEHVLGLLG